Proteins encoded in a region of the Vicia villosa cultivar HV-30 ecotype Madison, WI linkage group LG5, Vvil1.0, whole genome shotgun sequence genome:
- the LOC131601262 gene encoding ferritin-3, chloroplastic-like → MALSSKLSISTLSPSPLHAQKKNLSSSSSSSSLSFVLSSSSKTNKVYATASNSSTTLTGVLFQPFEEVKKDYLATPIAPNVSLARQNFKNESEAAINEQINVEYNVSYVYHSLFAYFDRDNIALKGLAKFFKESSEEEREHAEKLMKYQNLRGGRVVLHPIVSPPSEFDHEKGDALYAMELALSLEKLVNEKLLDLHAVADSNNDPQLADFIESEFLDEQVQSIKKISEYVTQLRLVGKGHGVWHFDQALL, encoded by the exons ATGGCTCTCTCTTCCAAACTCTCAATCTCAACCCTCTCTCCTTCACCTCTTCACGCTCAGAAGAAgaatctctcttcttcttcttcttcttcttcccttagCTTTgttctttcatcttcttcaaaaaccaacaaGGTTTATGCTACTGCATCAAACTCATCAACAACACTCACTGGTGTCCTCTTTCAACCCTTTGAAGAAGTCAAGAAAGACTACCTTGCTACCCCCATTGCTCCCAACGTTTCTCTGGCCCGCCAGAATTTCAAGAACGAATCTGAAGCTGCCATCAATGAACAGATTAA TGTTGAATACAATGTTTCGTATGTGTACCACTCTCTGTTTGCGTATTTTGACAGAGATAACATTGCTTTGAAGGGACTTGCTAA GTTCTTTAAGGAATCTAGTGAAGAGGAAAGAGAGCATGCTGAGAAGCTGATGAAATATCAG AATCTTCGTGGTGGAAGAGTTGTGTTGCATCCTATTGTGAGTCCTCCCTCTGAATTTGATCATGAAAAGGGTGATGCATTGTATG CTATGGAATTGGCACTGTCTTTGGAGAAGTTAGTGAATGAGAAGCTTTTGGATCTTCATGCT GTGGCTGATAGCAACAATGATCCTCAATTGGCTGATTTCATTGAGAGCGAGTTTTTGGATGAACAAGTTCAATCAATCAAGAAGATATCAGAGTATGTGACCCAGTTGAGATTGGTTGGAAAGGGTCATGGTGTGTGGCACTTTGATCAAGCTCTTCTTTGA
- the LOC131601261 gene encoding small ribosomal subunit protein eS4 yields MARGLKKHLKRLNAPKHWMLDKLGGAFAPKPSSGPHKSRECLPLILILRNRLKYALTYREVIAILMQRHVLVDGKVRTDKTYPAGFMDVVSIPKTNESFRLLYDTKGRFRLHSVRDEEAKFKLCKVRSVQFGQKGIPYLNTYDGRTIRYPDPLIKANDTIKLDLENNKITDFIKFDVGNVVMVTGGRNRGRVGVIKNREKHKGTFETIHVQDASGHEFATRLGNVFTIGKGTKPWVSLPKGKGIKLTVIEEARKRQAAQNATAA; encoded by the exons ATG GCTAGGGGATTGAAGAAACATTTGAAGAGACTCAATGCTCCAAAACATTGGATGCTTGACAAACTTGGTGGAGCCTTT GCACCAAAGCCGTCATCTGGACCCCACAAGTCAAGGGAGTGCCTGCCTTTGATTCTCATCCTGCGAAACAGACTAAAATATGCTCTAACATACAGAGAAGTTATTGCCATTTTGATGCAGCGCCATGTTCTTGTTGATGGCAAGGTTAGGACAGACAAGacatatcccgctggtttcatgg ACGTTGTTTCTATTCCCAAAACAAATGAAAGTTTCCGTCTTCTGTATGACACCAAGGGTCGTTTCCGTCTCCACTCTGTGAGGGACGAAGAAGCCAAG TTTAAGCTCTGCAAGGTTCGATCCGTTCAATTCGGACAGAAGGGTATTCCCTATCTTAACACCTATGATGGTCGCACCATCCGCTATCCAGATCCACTAATTAAGGCCAATGACACCATCAAACTTGACCTTGAAAACAACAAGATCACTGATTTCATCAAGTTTGATGTGGGGAATGTTGTCATGGTCACCGGAGGAAGAAACAGAGGCCGTGTTGGTGTCATCAAGAACAGGGAAAAGCACAAAGGAACTTTTGAGACAATCCACGTCCAGGATGCAAGTGGTCATGAGTTTGCCACTCGGTTGGGCAATGTCTTCACTATTGGCAAAGGAACAAAGCCTTGGGTGTCTCTTCCCAAAGGCAAAGGTATCAAGTTGACAGTTATCGAAGAGGCTAGAAAGAGGCAGGCCGCTCAAAACGCAACAGCTGCATAG